A single region of the Streptomyces sp. ITFR-16 genome encodes:
- a CDS encoding restriction endonuclease, translating into MATRRPQRRRPAPRRRTYRTRRRRQGETPVPLLAACALTAAVAWAVISWLVNNWWVLILLGAVAAVGGVWWAHRYRQRRAWDRVRQQALRYGLPQLDALHHRDFEYAVRDLMRRDGCTDARQIGGAGDNGADVLATDPHGRTWVIQCKHRVRHEVALFSGRKVRRKAPPSASDQCRSPHSGASLATGAS; encoded by the coding sequence ATGGCCACGCGCCGCCCGCAACGACGCCGCCCCGCACCCCGTCGCCGTACCTACCGCACCCGTAGGCGGCGGCAGGGCGAAACCCCGGTGCCGCTGCTCGCCGCCTGCGCCCTGACCGCCGCCGTGGCATGGGCCGTCATCTCGTGGCTGGTGAACAACTGGTGGGTCCTGATCCTCCTCGGCGCCGTCGCGGCGGTGGGCGGAGTCTGGTGGGCCCACCGCTACCGGCAGCGACGGGCCTGGGACCGCGTGCGGCAGCAGGCGCTGCGCTACGGGCTCCCGCAGCTGGACGCCCTGCACCACCGCGACTTCGAGTACGCCGTCCGCGATCTGATGCGCCGCGACGGATGCACCGACGCCCGGCAGATCGGCGGAGCCGGCGACAACGGAGCCGACGTCCTGGCCACCGACCCCCACGGGCGCACCTGGGTCATCCAGTGCAAACACCGCGTGCGACACGAAGTCGCACTATTCAGTGGGCGGAAAGTAAGGAGGAAAGCTCCGCCTTCGGCAAGTGATCAATGCCGATCCCCACATTCGGGGGCATCTCTGGCAACGGGGGCGTCCTGA
- a CDS encoding HNH endonuclease signature motif containing protein produces MAVRQKGLCPRCGLDLIEGAEFEPQDVREWVQWFSASSKRLHVHHIVYRRDGGADDRSNLELIHADCHRELHARGDRRAPTARASQPA; encoded by the coding sequence ATGGCTGTGCGGCAGAAGGGACTTTGCCCAAGGTGCGGACTAGACCTGATCGAGGGCGCCGAATTCGAACCACAGGATGTACGCGAGTGGGTCCAATGGTTCTCGGCTTCGTCAAAGCGACTGCACGTGCATCATATCGTGTATCGCCGTGACGGAGGAGCAGACGACAGGTCGAATCTGGAGCTGATTCACGCAGACTGCCATCGGGAACTCCATGCCCGTGGCGACCGTAGGGCACCTACTGCGCGGGCCTCGCAGCCCGCTTGA
- a CDS encoding group II intron maturase-specific domain-containing protein: MTASPRAGLAFNEDKTRVVHLSEGFDFLGFNIQRMRNGKVIIRPSRDAVKRLIRTLKERIRSMDGWETIALIGKLNPIIRGWATYYRGVVSSNIFAALDSYVFQRLWLWAMRRHRNKGRLWRIAHYWGEYTSTGEIDGCSAILRPVHISSNSVGPELCGTSWSRGGPPRTTRA, encoded by the coding sequence ATGACAGCTTCGCCCCGGGCGGGACTTGCCTTCAATGAGGATAAAACCCGCGTGGTCCACCTCAGTGAAGGATTCGACTTCCTTGGGTTCAACATCCAGCGTATGCGTAACGGCAAGGTGATCATCCGGCCGAGTCGAGATGCCGTTAAGCGACTCATCCGGACGCTCAAGGAGCGCATCCGAAGCATGGATGGTTGGGAGACCATTGCTCTAATCGGCAAGCTCAACCCGATCATCCGAGGATGGGCAACCTACTACCGGGGGGTCGTCTCCAGTAACATCTTCGCGGCGCTGGACTCTTATGTTTTCCAGCGACTCTGGTTGTGGGCCATGCGAAGGCATCGAAACAAGGGACGACTGTGGAGGATCGCCCATTACTGGGGTGAATACACCTCCACAGGCGAGATAGATGGGTGTTCGGCGATCTTAAGACCGGTGCATATCTCATCAAATTCAGTTGGACCAGAATTGTGCGGCACAAGCTGGTCAAGGGGCGGGCCTCCAAGGACGACCCGAGCCTGA
- a CDS encoding SMI1/KNR4 family protein gives MTQEFDLAASLAKGVEDRRGAWAFVQGFAAHWAGAALEHEDGWTEADLDAAEKRLGHRLPAALREAYLLFGRRRDLTSNHDVLLGPAELYVDDAGEALVFRHENQGAASWGVRLDDLRGDDPAVFVRLDLADKSAERWEAWLERLSLCFVEIVLSESLQADEELCDYLDVEDDSLEPLEAHAVRLPFPACPPGEETRWFLGRDVLLRDDDGAAVLARGRSAQDLDRMRDLIPGDWLNDSR, from the coding sequence ATGACACAAGAGTTCGATCTTGCCGCGTCGCTCGCGAAGGGCGTCGAAGACCGCAGGGGTGCGTGGGCCTTCGTCCAGGGCTTCGCCGCCCACTGGGCCGGCGCCGCCCTGGAGCACGAGGACGGGTGGACGGAAGCCGATCTCGACGCCGCCGAGAAGCGGCTCGGGCACCGGCTGCCGGCCGCCTTGCGTGAGGCGTATCTGCTGTTCGGGCGCCGGCGGGATCTCACCAGCAACCACGATGTGCTGCTCGGTCCCGCGGAGTTGTACGTCGATGACGCCGGGGAGGCCCTGGTCTTCCGTCACGAGAACCAGGGAGCCGCCTCTTGGGGCGTACGCCTCGACGACCTCCGGGGTGACGATCCTGCGGTGTTCGTCCGGCTCGACCTCGCCGACAAGAGCGCCGAGCGCTGGGAGGCCTGGCTGGAGCGTCTTTCGCTCTGCTTCGTCGAGATCGTCCTGTCGGAATCCCTGCAGGCCGACGAGGAGCTGTGCGACTACCTGGACGTGGAGGACGACAGCCTCGAACCGCTGGAGGCGCACGCGGTGCGACTGCCGTTCCCGGCCTGTCCCCCCGGCGAGGAGACGCGGTGGTTCCTGGGCCGGGACGTCCTTCTGCGCGATGACGACGGCGCGGCCGTCCTCGCCCGTGGCCGGAGCGCCCAGGACCTCGACCGCATGCGTGATCTGATCCCGGGTGACTGGCTGAACGACAGTCGCTGA
- a CDS encoding SDR family NAD(P)-dependent oxidoreductase, which yields MQNTSVALVTGANAGIGRQVAKELAGHGYTVLVGSRDLGRGEAAAAGMDGDAHAVQLDVTDEASIAAAAQRIRNEFGRLDVLVNNAGISFVGDADTPLEERARQGLLTEVSPDVARQFFETNVIGPIALTQALLPLLREAPAARIVNVGSSGSSLTLNADENNPQRSMFGIYPTSKSALHAATLGFATALEPAGIKVNVADPGFTATALNNFQGTKTVEEGARHIVRMALIGPDGPTGTFSGDDGPLPW from the coding sequence ATGCAGAACACTTCCGTCGCCCTGGTCACCGGGGCAAACGCAGGTATCGGCCGGCAGGTGGCGAAGGAACTCGCCGGACACGGGTACACCGTGCTCGTCGGCTCCCGTGACCTGGGCCGCGGCGAAGCCGCCGCAGCCGGGATGGACGGGGACGCCCACGCGGTGCAGCTCGACGTCACCGACGAGGCGTCGATCGCGGCCGCCGCCCAGCGGATCCGAAACGAGTTCGGCCGCCTCGACGTACTGGTCAACAACGCCGGCATCTCATTCGTCGGTGACGCCGACACCCCCCTGGAGGAGCGCGCCCGCCAGGGCCTGCTCACCGAGGTGTCACCCGACGTCGCCCGCCAGTTCTTCGAGACGAACGTCATCGGACCGATCGCACTGACGCAGGCACTGCTCCCACTCCTCCGCGAGGCCCCGGCGGCACGGATCGTCAACGTGGGAAGCTCCGGCAGCTCACTCACGCTGAACGCCGACGAGAACAACCCGCAGCGTTCCATGTTCGGTATCTATCCCACCTCGAAGTCCGCGCTGCACGCAGCCACGCTCGGATTCGCCACCGCCCTCGAGCCGGCCGGCATCAAGGTCAACGTCGCAGACCCCGGTTTCACGGCGACCGCCCTCAACAACTTCCAGGGCACGAAAACCGTGGAAGAAGGTGCCCGGCACATCGTCCGGATGGCGCTCATCGGACCTGACGGCCCGACAGGCACGTTCTCCGGCGACGACGGCCCTCTCCCCTGGTGA
- a CDS encoding TetR/AcrR family transcriptional regulator C-terminal domain-containing protein encodes MTVWDRPEPPARPVPLDRERIVAAAIALADEGGLAAVSLRKVAARLNAGPMRLYGYIATKEQLFDLMMDEVQAEILPEEQPGGWRDALRTLAHRTRRTALRHEWLADLLGGRPALGPNGAAVAEATLSALDGLADIDTVMRAVETVSAYFTGAIRREIANLRAERATGLSKHDWQRASGPHLTKMLATGRFPALSKAVYDGTDLDAETAFDTGLDWVLDAVATRLTSSPQ; translated from the coding sequence ATGACTGTGTGGGACCGGCCGGAGCCGCCGGCGCGCCCCGTACCGCTCGACCGGGAGCGCATCGTCGCCGCCGCCATCGCCCTGGCCGACGAAGGCGGCCTGGCGGCGGTGTCGTTGCGCAAGGTCGCCGCCCGGCTGAACGCGGGCCCGATGCGGCTGTACGGATACATCGCCACCAAGGAGCAGCTGTTCGACCTCATGATGGACGAGGTCCAGGCCGAAATCCTCCCGGAGGAGCAGCCCGGCGGCTGGCGCGATGCCCTCCGCACCCTGGCCCACCGCACCCGGCGGACCGCGCTCCGCCACGAGTGGCTGGCCGACCTCCTCGGCGGCCGCCCGGCGCTCGGCCCGAACGGCGCGGCCGTGGCCGAGGCCACGCTGTCCGCCCTCGACGGCCTCGCCGACATCGACACCGTCATGCGTGCCGTGGAGACCGTCAGCGCCTACTTCACCGGCGCGATCAGGCGCGAGATCGCGAACCTGAGGGCCGAGCGCGCGACGGGCCTGTCCAAGCACGACTGGCAGCGCGCCTCCGGCCCCCATCTGACGAAGATGCTGGCCACGGGCCGCTTCCCGGCGCTGTCCAAGGCCGTGTACGACGGCACGGACCTGGACGCCGAGACCGCCTTCGACACCGGCCTGGACTGGGTCCTGGACGCCGTGGCGACCCGACTCACATCGTCGCCGCAGTGA
- a CDS encoding MFS transporter, translating into MRDPSLTPDETTEPQRRRWLILVVMIVAEIMDLLDASIVNVAGPALEDSLGAGSVGLQWVIGGYALTLGAGLVLGGRLGDRYGRRRMFLIGLTAFTVSSLLCAGAPNIESLIAFRLLQGTAGAMLLPQGLGLLRENFSGPELTKVFAIFGPVLGLGGIIGPVLGGFLIEGDFFGLGWRSVFLVNLPIGATALIVAAKFVPRKPGDRTVRVDLVGAALVVAACALLVLPLNQGQEDGWPLWTWLCMGASAVGFCLFAVHQRRTAAAGREPLVTPGLLRKPAFTVGLGGIALFFGGLIGTQLVLTLYLQIGRHFTAGDAGLGNLPLAVGTAIGGAVSGAFLADRIGRKVLQIGPLVQLAGAALLWFELDALDPASFSIRDIAPGVTVAGIGAGMVIAALFSFILAAVDDNEIGSASGVLSAVQAVGGSIGVAVFGSVFFARAETGDFTGGFHRALIVQACLLLAFLAITFLLSRKGRPEEDQHGISPEAASGDSTTKQHLTA; encoded by the coding sequence ATGCGCGACCCGTCCCTCACCCCCGACGAGACCACCGAGCCCCAGCGCCGGCGGTGGCTCATCCTGGTGGTGATGATCGTCGCCGAGATCATGGATCTCCTGGACGCCTCGATCGTCAACGTCGCCGGACCCGCGCTGGAGGACTCCCTCGGCGCCGGCTCCGTCGGGCTCCAGTGGGTGATCGGCGGCTACGCCCTGACCCTCGGCGCCGGACTCGTCCTGGGCGGCCGGCTCGGTGACCGCTACGGGCGGCGCCGGATGTTCCTCATCGGCCTGACGGCCTTCACCGTGAGCTCACTGCTGTGCGCGGGCGCACCGAACATCGAGTCGCTGATCGCCTTCCGCCTGCTGCAGGGCACCGCAGGGGCGATGCTGCTCCCGCAGGGTCTGGGGCTGCTGCGCGAGAACTTCAGCGGTCCGGAACTCACCAAGGTCTTCGCGATCTTCGGCCCCGTCCTCGGCCTGGGCGGCATCATCGGCCCGGTCCTGGGCGGCTTCCTCATCGAGGGCGACTTCTTCGGCCTGGGCTGGCGCTCGGTGTTCCTGGTCAATCTGCCCATCGGAGCCACCGCACTGATCGTCGCCGCGAAGTTCGTGCCCAGGAAGCCGGGCGACCGCACGGTACGCGTCGACCTGGTCGGCGCGGCCCTGGTCGTGGCGGCCTGCGCCCTGCTCGTACTCCCGCTGAACCAGGGGCAGGAGGACGGCTGGCCCCTGTGGACATGGCTGTGCATGGGCGCCTCGGCGGTCGGCTTCTGCCTGTTCGCCGTGCATCAGCGCCGAACGGCGGCCGCCGGACGCGAGCCGCTGGTGACCCCCGGCCTGCTGCGCAAGCCCGCCTTCACCGTCGGGCTCGGCGGCATCGCCCTGTTCTTCGGCGGGCTGATCGGCACGCAGCTCGTGCTGACGCTCTACCTCCAGATCGGCCGGCACTTCACCGCCGGTGACGCCGGACTCGGCAACCTGCCGCTCGCCGTGGGAACCGCGATCGGCGGGGCGGTCAGCGGCGCGTTCCTCGCGGACAGGATCGGCCGCAAAGTGCTCCAGATCGGCCCACTGGTCCAGCTGGCGGGCGCGGCCCTGCTCTGGTTCGAACTCGACGCCCTCGACCCCGCGTCCTTCTCGATCCGGGACATCGCTCCCGGCGTGACGGTGGCGGGCATCGGCGCCGGCATGGTGATCGCCGCCCTGTTCAGCTTCATCCTGGCCGCGGTGGACGACAACGAGATCGGCTCGGCCTCCGGCGTCCTGTCGGCGGTCCAGGCCGTGGGCGGCTCCATCGGCGTCGCGGTCTTCGGCTCGGTGTTCTTCGCCCGGGCCGAGACCGGTGACTTCACCGGCGGCTTCCACCGCGCCCTGATCGTCCAGGCCTGCCTGCTGCTGGCCTTCCTCGCCATCACCTTCCTCCTGTCGAGGAAGGGCCGCCCCGAGGAGGACCAACACGGCATCAGCCCCGAGGCCGCGTCCGGCGACTCCACCACCAAGCAGCACCTCACCGCCTGA
- a CDS encoding reverse transcriptase N-terminal domain-containing protein: MPKGAAVRMSTTVRLSPESANGPSGVIGRPPISEWAKSEANVRRLRQRIFRAAQEGDLKKVRNLQKLMLRSHSNLVVSVRRVTQTSKGKNTAGVDGETALTPSERQRLIKELASETGLAAKSVKRVYIPKSNGKMRPLGIPVIRDRVHQARAKNALEPEWEARFEARSYGFPAASCASPK; the protein is encoded by the coding sequence ATGCCGAAAGGAGCGGCGGTCAGAATGTCGACGACAGTACGACTGTCGCCAGAGTCGGCGAACGGACCCTCGGGCGTGATCGGCAGGCCACCCATATCCGAATGGGCGAAATCCGAGGCGAACGTAAGGCGACTTCGACAGCGAATCTTTAGAGCCGCGCAAGAAGGTGACCTCAAGAAGGTACGGAACCTTCAAAAGCTCATGCTGCGCTCACACTCGAACCTCGTCGTGAGTGTGCGACGAGTGACGCAGACGAGCAAGGGAAAGAATACGGCGGGCGTCGACGGCGAGACCGCCCTTACTCCCTCGGAGCGACAGCGCCTAATCAAGGAGCTGGCATCCGAGACTGGTCTCGCAGCCAAATCCGTCAAGCGTGTATACATTCCGAAGTCAAACGGCAAAATGCGGCCCCTGGGAATCCCGGTCATTAGGGATCGAGTGCATCAGGCCAGGGCGAAGAACGCCCTGGAACCTGAATGGGAGGCTCGCTTCGAAGCGAGGAGCTACGGCTTCCCAGCCGCTTCGTGCGCTTCCCCGAAGTGA
- a CDS encoding NAD(P)/FAD-dependent oxidoreductase: MRHRIAVVGAGPGGLTFARVLRRHGHPVTVLERDPSPAARPPGGTLDLHEGMGQLALDKAGLLAEFRALARPEGQAMRILDAAGNVLRDWRPRPDDRAHPEIDRGQLRDLLLDSVDVQWGRGVTRVVPEGPDGVQVHFTDGRRETFDLVVGADGARSRTRPALSSATPHYTGVTYVETSLDDVDTRHPDLARLIGDGSVAAYGVNRALVAQRNSGGHVKVYAQFRAPLDWHAGLDLADAEAVRSSLLALFDGWATPVLDLLRHGVAFVHRPLCVLPVSHTWSHVPGVTLLGDAAHLMPPLGAGANLAMLEGAELAESLATGPGDPDGVVRAFEEQMWARAGRWAKITAAGLERLVSPDPAEALALFDQVQPS, translated from the coding sequence ATGAGACATCGTATCGCTGTAGTCGGCGCCGGCCCCGGCGGCCTGACCTTCGCGCGCGTCCTTCGCCGTCATGGTCACCCCGTCACCGTCCTGGAACGCGATCCCTCCCCTGCCGCCCGTCCCCCGGGCGGCACGCTGGACCTGCACGAGGGGATGGGTCAGCTCGCGCTGGACAAGGCGGGGCTGCTGGCGGAGTTTCGGGCGCTGGCCCGCCCCGAGGGGCAGGCCATGCGCATTCTGGACGCGGCGGGGAACGTGCTGCGCGACTGGCGGCCCCGGCCGGACGACCGGGCCCATCCCGAGATCGACCGCGGGCAACTCCGTGACCTGCTGCTCGATTCTGTCGATGTCCAGTGGGGGCGGGGCGTCACCCGGGTGGTGCCGGAAGGGCCGGACGGCGTACAGGTCCACTTCACGGACGGGCGGCGGGAGACGTTCGACCTCGTCGTCGGTGCGGACGGTGCCCGGTCGCGGACCCGGCCGGCCCTCTCGTCCGCGACGCCGCACTACACGGGCGTCACCTACGTCGAGACCTCGCTGGACGACGTCGACACCCGGCACCCCGACCTCGCCCGGTTGATCGGCGACGGGTCGGTGGCGGCGTACGGCGTGAACCGGGCACTCGTCGCGCAGCGCAACAGCGGTGGTCACGTCAAGGTCTACGCCCAGTTCCGGGCTCCGCTGGACTGGCACGCCGGCCTGGACCTGGCCGATGCCGAGGCCGTGCGATCGAGTCTGCTGGCCCTGTTCGACGGCTGGGCCACGCCCGTCCTCGATCTCCTGCGCCACGGCGTCGCGTTCGTCCACCGCCCCCTCTGCGTACTGCCCGTCTCCCATACGTGGTCCCACGTACCCGGCGTGACGCTGCTCGGCGACGCCGCCCATCTGATGCCTCCGCTGGGGGCGGGTGCGAACCTCGCGATGCTGGAAGGCGCCGAGCTCGCCGAGTCCCTCGCCACGGGGCCCGGGGATCCGGACGGGGTCGTCCGCGCCTTCGAGGAACAGATGTGGGCGCGGGCCGGCAGGTGGGCGAAGATCACGGCGGCCGGTCTGGAACGCCTGGTGAGCCCCGACCCCGCCGAAGCCCTCGCCCTCTTCGATCAAGTCCAGCCGTCCTGA
- a CDS encoding DNA alkylation repair protein, with protein sequence MAGTTVDEVMAELAAPEDPKARAVNERHGDDHGVNLGRLRALAKRLRTQQELAVQLWDTGDTAARLLALLVCRPKAFGRAELDAMVRDARSPKVHDWLVNYVVKKSPHAEELRLAWTADPDPVVASAGWALTTERVAKKPDGLDLAGLLDTIETGMKDAPDRLQWAMNHCLAQIGIEHAEHRARAVAIGERLEVLKDYPTSAGCTSPFAPVWIAEMVRRRGGE encoded by the coding sequence ATGGCCGGGACGACGGTGGACGAGGTGATGGCCGAGCTGGCCGCTCCCGAGGACCCGAAGGCACGCGCCGTGAACGAACGGCACGGCGATGACCACGGTGTGAACCTCGGCAGACTGCGGGCGCTCGCGAAGCGGCTGAGGACACAGCAGGAACTCGCTGTTCAGCTCTGGGACACAGGTGACACCGCGGCGAGACTCCTGGCGCTCCTGGTCTGCCGCCCGAAGGCGTTCGGGCGGGCCGAGCTGGACGCCATGGTGCGCGACGCGCGCTCCCCCAAGGTGCACGACTGGCTCGTGAACTACGTGGTGAAGAAGAGCCCGCACGCCGAAGAGCTGCGCCTTGCCTGGACCGCCGATCCGGATCCCGTGGTGGCGAGTGCCGGCTGGGCGCTGACCACCGAACGCGTGGCGAAGAAGCCCGACGGACTGGACCTCGCCGGGCTGCTCGACACCATCGAGACCGGGATGAAGGACGCCCCGGACCGTCTGCAGTGGGCGATGAATCACTGCCTGGCACAGATCGGGATCGAGCACGCCGAACACCGGGCCCGTGCCGTCGCCATCGGTGAGCGACTGGAAGTGCTCAAGGACTACCCGACTTCCGCGGGCTGCACCTCTCCGTTCGCACCTGTCTGGATCGCCGAGATGGTGCGCCGCCGGGGTGGCGAGTAG
- a CDS encoding chlorophyllase translates to MAEWTSTADTYLHPTAPPVISVSPVTLSVPGRPLDLDVRVSAPMTGAGLPVILLSHGHGGAYGLSSLDGYLPLAKVWAARGFVVIQPNHLSAPRLGNLVGDRPEAPLFWRSRAEDMSAVLDRLDEIEQAVPQLAGRIDRTKVAVAGHSLGGFTAELLLGARIIDPDTDEEVSLLEPRITQGVLIGATGRGADAFDGFMADQVPVFRTMNLTTMTTPALVVAGDKDDSPHWTTTGPDWHADPYHLAPGPKTLLTVFDGEHLFGGIQGHDSVETTDESPDRVAAVAELTAAYLRTAFDPGNTAWQKAQDALTTGPDAYGSVASK, encoded by the coding sequence ATGGCCGAGTGGACCTCCACCGCCGACACCTATCTGCATCCGACCGCTCCGCCGGTGATATCGGTCAGCCCTGTCACGCTGTCCGTGCCCGGACGCCCGCTGGACCTCGACGTGCGGGTCTCCGCGCCGATGACCGGTGCCGGCCTGCCGGTCATTCTGCTCTCGCACGGCCACGGAGGGGCTTACGGCCTCTCCTCGCTCGACGGTTACCTGCCGCTCGCCAAGGTATGGGCGGCGCGCGGGTTCGTCGTGATCCAGCCGAACCACCTCAGCGCGCCCAGGCTGGGCAACCTGGTCGGCGACAGGCCCGAGGCGCCGCTGTTCTGGCGCTCGCGTGCCGAGGACATGAGCGCCGTCCTCGACCGGCTCGACGAGATCGAGCAGGCCGTCCCACAGCTCGCCGGGCGCATCGACCGCACCAAAGTCGCGGTGGCCGGCCACTCCCTCGGCGGCTTCACCGCCGAACTCCTCCTCGGCGCCCGGATCATCGACCCCGACACCGACGAAGAGGTCAGCCTCCTCGAACCCCGGATCACGCAGGGCGTGCTGATCGGCGCGACCGGCCGGGGCGCAGACGCCTTCGACGGGTTCATGGCCGACCAGGTGCCGGTCTTTCGCACCATGAACCTCACCACGATGACCACCCCCGCGCTGGTCGTCGCCGGCGACAAGGACGACTCCCCGCACTGGACGACCACGGGCCCGGACTGGCACGCCGACCCGTACCACCTCGCCCCCGGGCCCAAGACCCTGCTCACCGTCTTCGACGGCGAACACCTCTTCGGCGGGATCCAGGGCCACGACAGTGTCGAGACCACGGACGAGAGCCCCGACCGGGTCGCCGCCGTCGCCGAACTGACCGCCGCCTACCTCCGTACCGCCTTCGACCCCGGGAACACCGCCTGGCAGAAGGCCCAGGACGCACTCACCACAGGCCCCGACGCCTACGGCAGCGTCGCATCCAAGTAG
- a CDS encoding helix-turn-helix domain-containing protein — MVTTPRGLRERKKQATREALREAALRLAIERGPDQVRVEDIAEAAGVSPRTYNNYFASREQAIVSAVTADREARIAAAVAARPADVRLADAVADAVVEQYTNTGERAHEALLLITTRTALRDAFLDATAGIESPLTAVIAERLDGTGGPTARVLAASVAAAVRIALEGWLQPAGSAEAAGSLGAGGLVVPSGSLPDQLRTALAPLAPAFDAAERHVRAQRRSN; from the coding sequence ATCGTGACGACACCACGAGGGCTGCGGGAGAGGAAGAAGCAGGCCACGCGCGAAGCGCTGCGCGAGGCGGCCCTGCGTCTGGCCATCGAACGCGGCCCGGACCAGGTCCGGGTCGAGGACATCGCCGAGGCGGCCGGAGTCTCGCCGCGCACGTACAACAACTACTTCGCCAGCAGGGAGCAGGCGATCGTCTCCGCTGTGACCGCAGACCGAGAGGCGCGGATCGCGGCGGCGGTCGCGGCCCGGCCCGCAGATGTGCGCCTGGCCGACGCCGTCGCGGACGCGGTGGTCGAGCAATACACGAACACCGGAGAGCGCGCGCACGAGGCGCTGCTGTTGATCACCACCCGGACCGCGCTGCGCGACGCGTTCCTCGACGCCACCGCCGGCATCGAGTCCCCTCTCACGGCGGTGATCGCCGAACGCCTGGATGGCACCGGAGGGCCCACGGCCCGCGTTCTGGCGGCAAGCGTCGCCGCGGCGGTTCGCATCGCGCTGGAAGGCTGGCTCCAGCCGGCCGGGAGCGCGGAGGCTGCCGGGAGTCTCGGTGCCGGAGGACTGGTCGTGCCGTCCGGCTCACTGCCCGACCAGCTCCGCACCGCGCTGGCCCCGCTCGCGCCCGCGTTCGACGCCGCCGAGCGGCACGTACGGGCGCAGAGACGCTCCAACTGA
- a CDS encoding metallophosphoesterase — translation MTDTSEARSADGAAHADEQSRLRRLMRFIPLIAPVLLWAVPCWVLLYAGQDWPLPVAVGGTAVFVLGLVTMPLAMVRGHGKRQQDGAAIVGDTLLGASWVLFTWSVLLGVLLRLALTVGGVGDGQTRARIVTWAVLGVAAVLLVWGYAEARRVPRVRRLDVQLPRLGAGLDGTRVALITDTHYGPLDRARWSARVCEKVNTLDADLVCHTGDIADGTAERRRAQAAPLGTVRATRARVYVTGNHEYYSEAQGWVDLMDELGWEPLRNRHLLLERGGDTLVVAGVDDVTAESSGLAGHRAHLAGALDGADPDLPVLLLAHQPKFIDRAAAGGVDLQLSGHTHGGQIWPFHHLVGIDQPALAGLSRHGSRTLLYTSRGTGFWGPPFRVFAPSEITLLVLRSPAAQPPSAP, via the coding sequence GTGACCGACACCAGCGAAGCCCGATCTGCGGACGGTGCGGCGCATGCGGACGAGCAGAGTCGGCTGCGCCGTCTGATGCGGTTCATCCCCTTGATCGCACCCGTCCTGCTGTGGGCCGTGCCCTGCTGGGTGCTGCTGTACGCCGGCCAGGACTGGCCGCTTCCCGTGGCGGTGGGCGGCACCGCCGTGTTCGTCCTGGGTCTGGTCACCATGCCGCTCGCGATGGTGCGCGGCCACGGAAAGCGGCAGCAGGACGGGGCCGCGATCGTCGGAGACACCCTCCTGGGGGCCAGTTGGGTCCTGTTCACCTGGTCCGTTCTGCTCGGCGTCCTGCTGCGCCTCGCTCTGACCGTGGGTGGTGTGGGCGACGGGCAGACCCGGGCCCGGATCGTCACCTGGGCCGTTCTCGGCGTAGCCGCCGTGCTGCTGGTCTGGGGGTACGCCGAAGCCCGCCGGGTGCCCCGGGTGCGTCGGCTGGACGTACAACTTCCGCGCCTGGGAGCGGGGTTGGACGGGACGCGGGTCGCCCTCATCACCGATACGCACTACGGGCCCCTCGACCGCGCCCGCTGGTCGGCGCGGGTCTGCGAGAAGGTCAACACCCTGGACGCGGACCTGGTCTGCCACACCGGTGACATCGCGGACGGCACGGCCGAGCGCCGCCGTGCCCAGGCCGCTCCGCTCGGCACCGTACGGGCCACACGGGCCCGGGTCTATGTCACCGGAAACCACGAGTACTACAGCGAGGCCCAGGGCTGGGTCGACCTGATGGACGAGCTCGGCTGGGAGCCGCTGCGCAACCGCCATCTGCTGCTCGAACGCGGCGGCGACACCCTGGTGGTCGCCGGCGTCGATGACGTCACCGCCGAGTCCTCCGGCCTGGCCGGCCACCGCGCCCACCTGGCGGGAGCCCTGGACGGCGCCGACCCCGACCTGCCCGTCCTGCTCCTGGCCCACCAGCCCAAGTTCATCGACCGGGCCGCAGCGGGTGGGGTCGACCTCCAGCTCTCGGGCCACACCCACGGCGGCCAGATCTGGCCCTTCCATCACCTCGTCGGCATCGACCAGCCCGCTCTCGCCGGCCTCAGCCGCCATGGCAGCCGCACGCTTCTCTACACGAGCCGGGGCACGGGTTTCTGGGGTCCGCCCTTCCGCGTCTTCGCTCCCAGCGAGATCACCCTGCTCGTCCTCCGCTCCCCCGCCGCGCAGCCGCCGTCCGCTCCGTGA